A single region of the Salvelinus sp. IW2-2015 linkage group LG20, ASM291031v2, whole genome shotgun sequence genome encodes:
- the LOC111980849 gene encoding tyrosine-protein kinase JAK2, which yields MSFGTATTTTFKTVTVGQHSLMDMESAVCPSSNQNGCILNPLPVSETKQEQEVAPPPCLRVHLYHLGQGGANSQDLTYPAGDYVAEELCIDAAKACGLSPLYCSLFGLMRESDRMWFPPNHILKLDQSANDSLLFRVRYYFPGWYGDSCSHRYGVNKGMDSPVLDDTVMSYLFAQWRSDFVHSWVIIPVNHEAQEECLGMAVLDIMRMAQESSQSPVDIYNDTSYKSFLPKNMRAHIQEYHFVTRKRIRHRFRKFIHQFSQCKATARDLKLKYLVNLETLHPAFYSECFRVTESLEGEVTIVVTGNNGIQWSREEDKEADKGIQTYCDFPEVIDISIKQANKDGSIESRIVTINRQDSQTLELEFRSLSEALSFVSLVDGYYRLIADAHHFLCKEVAPPRLLEAIQSYCHGPVSMDFAISKLRRSGNHKGLYILRSSPKDYNKYFLSFVVGCDSLVEYKHCQIVKTDQGDYVLSGAKKMFGSLRELLHRYQKEALRSDGHIFQFTKCCPPKAKDKSNLLVCRSNQGAEVPLSPSLHRHNISQMVFHKIRKEDLVIKDSLGQGTFTKIFCGVRKELGDYGEIHQMDVIVKILDKAHRNYSESFFEAASMMSQLSHKHLLLTYGVCVCGEENMMVQEYGKLGSLDTYLKKSSVNITWKLEVAKQLAWAMHYLEDKNLVHGNVCAKNVLLIREEDRKTGNPPFIKLSDPGISITVLPKDVLVERIPWVPPECLEEDRHLTLATDKWAFGTTLWEICSGGDRPLGTLDSSKKRLFYEDHHQLPAPKWTELANLINSCMDYEPSNRPTFRAVIRDLNSLFTPDYELLVESDMVPNRARGFGFPGAFENQNPAQFEERHLIFLKQLGKGNFGSVEMCRYDPLQDNTGEVVAVKKLQHSTAEHLRDFEREIEILKSLQHENIVKYKGVCYSAGRRNLRLIMEYLPYGSLRDYLIKNKDRFDYKKLLHYASQICKGMDYLATKRYIHRDLATRNILVESELRVKIGDFGLTKVLPQDKDYYTVREPGESPIFWYAPESLTESKFSVGSDVWSFGVVLYELFSDKNCSPPAAFMDKMGRDKQGQMIVYHLIDLLKRGYRLPAPQGCPEEIQHMMTECWNNDPALRPTFKKLAQTVDMFRDSKEG from the exons gCCTTTCACCGTTGTATTGCAGCCTGTTTGGCCTGATGAGGGAGAGCGACCGCATGTGGTTCCCACCCAATCACATCCTCAAACTCGACCAATCAGCAAATGACAGTCTCCTCTTCAGAGTGAG GTACTACTTCCCTGGCTGGTATGGAGACTCCTGTTCCCACCGCTATGGGGTCAACAAGGGAATGGACAGCCCGGTGTTAGACGATACCGTCATGTCCTACCTCTTCGCTCAG tgGCGTAGTGACTTTGTGCATAGCTGGGTGATTATCCCAGTGAACCATGAGGCCCAGGAGGAGTGTCTTGGCATGGCTGTGTTGGACATTATGAGGATGGCTCAGGAGAGTAGCCAGTCCCCCGTGGACATCTATAACGACACCAG CTATAAATCGTTCCTGCCCAAGAATATGCGTGCCCATATCCAAGAGTACCACTTTGTGACCCGGAAGAGGATCCGCCATCGCTTCAGGAAGTTCATCCATCAGTTCAGCCAGTGTAAAGCCACGGCTCGTGACCTCAAGCTCAAATACCTGGTGAACCTGGAGACGCTGCACCCAGCCTTCTACTCGGAGTGCTTCCGTGTCACTGAGTCCTTGGAAGGAGAGGTCACCATCGTCGTCACAGGAAATAACGGCATCCAGTGGTCCCGGGAGGAGGATAAGGAGGCAGACAAG ggtATCCAGACGTACTGCGATTTCCCTGAAGTTATTGACATCAGCATCAAACAAGCCAACAAGGATGGCTCTATCGAGAGTCGCATCGTCACCATCAACAGACAGGACAGTCAGACTCTG GAGCTGGAGTTCCGTTCCCTGTCGGAGGCTCTGTCCTTTGTGTCTTTGGTGGATGGCTACTACCGGCTCATAGCAGACGCTCACCACTTCCTGTGTAAAGAAGTGGCGCCCCCTAGGCTGCTGGAGGCCATTCAGAGTTACTGCCATGGTCCAGTCTC GATGGACTTTGCTATCAGTAAGCTGCGGCGGTCTGGGAATCACAAGGGTCTGTACATCCTCCGTAGCAGCCCTAAGGACTACAACAAATACTTCCTGTCTTTTGTAGTGGGC TGTGACAGCCTAGTTGAGTACAAgcactgccagatagtgaagacAGACCAGGGAGACTACGTCCTCTCTGGGGCCAAGAAGATGTTTGGTTCTCTGAGGGAGCTGCTCCACCGCTACCAGAAAGAAGCTCTGCGCTCTGACGGACACATCTTCCAGTTCACCAAGTGCTGCCCGCCTAAAGCTAAAG ACAAGTCTAACCTGTTGGTGTGCCGCAGTAACCAGGGTGCTGAGgtccccctgtccccctctctgCACAGACACAACATCAGCCAGATGGTCTTTCACAAGATACGCAAGGAGGATCTTGTCATC AAAGACAGTCTGGGTCAGGGGACGTTTACGAAGATCTTCTGTGGCGTGAGGAAGGAGCTGGGAGACTACGGAGAGATTCACCAGATGGATGTCATTGTTAAGATCCTGGATAAGGCTCACCGAAACTACTCCGAG tcgTTCTTTGAAGCCGCCAGTATGATGAGCCAGCTATCCCATAAGCACCTGCTCCTCACCTATGGCGTGTGTGTCTGCGGAGAGGAGA ACATGATGGTGCAGGAGTATGGGAAGCTTGGCTCTCTGGATACATACCTAAAGAAGAGCTCTGTGAACATCACCTGGAAGCTAGAGGTGGCCAAGCAGCTGGCCTGGGCTATGCATTACCTG GAGGATAAGAACCTGGTGCATGGGAATGTATGTGCCAAGAATGTCCTGTTGATccgagaggaggacaggaagacTGGGAACCCCCCCTTCATCAAACTGAGTGACCCTGGAATCAGCATCACTGTGCTGCCCAAAGATG TCCTTGTGGAGCGTATCCCCTGGGTACCTCCAGAGTGTTTAGAGGAGGACAGACATCTGACTTTGGCTACAGATAAGTGGGCCTTCGGCACCACTCTGTGGGAGATCTGTAGTGGAGGAGACAGACCACTCGGCACACTGGACTCCTCCAAG AAACGACTGTTCTATGAGGACCACCACCAGCTGCCTGCTCCGAAGTGGACAGAGCTGGCCAACCTGATCAACAGCTGTATGGACTATGAGCCGTCCAACAGACCCACCTTCAGAGCTGTCATCAGAGACCTCAACAGCCTCTTCACTCCTG ACTATGAGTTGCTGGTGGAGAGTGACATGGTGCCCAACAGGGCCAGAGGGTTTGGGTTCCCAGGGGCCTTTGAGAACCAAAACCCTGCTCAGTTTGAAGAGAGACATCTCATCTTCCTCAAGCAGCTGGGCAAG ggtaacTTTGGCAGTGTGGAGATGTGTAGGTATGACCCTCTGCAGGATAACACGGGGGAGGTTGTGGCAGTCAAGAAgctgcagcacagcacagcagaacACCTCCGAGACTTTGAACGGGAGATAGAGATCCTCAAGTCTCTTCAGCATGAAAACATCGTCAAGTACAAGGGAGTGTGTTACAGCGCTG GCCGGAGGAATCTGCGTCTCATCATGGAGTACCTCCCCTACGGCAGTCTGAGGGACTACCTCATCAAGAACAAGGACCGCTTCGACTACAAGAAGCTCCTGCACTACGCCTCACAGATCTGCAAG GGCATGGACTACCTGGCGACCAAACGCTACATCCACCGCGACTTGGCCACGCGTAACATCCTGGTAGAGAGTGAGCTGAGGGTGAAGATAGGAGACTTTGGCCTTACCAAGGTCCTGCCTCAGGACAAGGACTACTACACTGTCAGAGAGCCGGGCGAGAGCCCCATCTTCTG GTATGCCCCGGAGTCTCTGACAGAGAGTAAGTTTTCAGTGGGCTCTGACGTGTGGAGCTTTGGAGTGGTCCTCTATGAGCTGTTCAGTGACAAGAACTGCAGTCCTCCGGCA gcgTTCATGGATAAGATGGGCCGTGACAAGCAGGGTCAGATGATAGTATATCACCTCATAGATCTCCTGAAGAGAGGATACAGACTGCCTGCTCCCCAGGGATGTCCTGAGGAG ATCCAGCACATGATGACCGAGTGCTGGAACAATGACCCAGCCCTGCGGCCCACCTTCAAGAAGTTAGCCCAGACCGTGGACATGTTCCGGGACAGTAAGGAGGGCTGA